The following proteins are encoded in a genomic region of Zea mays cultivar B73 chromosome 9, Zm-B73-REFERENCE-NAM-5.0, whole genome shotgun sequence:
- the LOC109942360 gene encoding BAG family molecular chaperone regulator 6, which translates to MKKEVGFRNETVEAASVEHLQEEEAPTSKDGQKVQAASTTVGDQQNAALKSIEEDHVQENAGAGSLNGCDKRKNEDGTVIESETAKDDARTYGVNLSESDAAVRIQSAYRGYDVRKWQPLDKLWKIKHVHEQMQVVRKQIQCLLDSCSKPTQKEQVAIGETIMNLLLKLDAIKVYFSFQPVFL; encoded by the coding sequence ATGAAGAAGGAAGTTGGGTTTAGAAATGAAACAGTGGAAGCTGCTTCTGTTGAACATCTGCAGGAGGAAGAAGCTCCCACAAGTAAAGATGGCCAAAAGGTCCAAGCTGCTAGCACTACAGTTGGTGATCAACAAAATGCAGCCCTAAAGAGCATAGAGGAAGATCATGTGCAAGAAAATGCTGGTGCAGGAAGCTTGAATGGATGTGACAAAAGAAAAAATGAAGATGGGACAGTGATTGAAAGTGAAACTGCGAAAGATGATGCCAGAACATATGGAGTTAATTTGTCAGAATCAGATGCTGCAGTTCGTATTCAGTCTGCCTACAGAGGGTATGATGTTCGAAAATGGCAACCTTTGGATAAGCTCTGGAAGATCAAGCATGTGCATGAACAGATGCAAGTTGTGAGGAAGCAGATTCAATGCCTTTTAGATTCTTGCAGTAAGCCAACACAAAAAGAGCAAGTGGCCATAGGTGAAACTATTATGAATTTACTCCTGAAGCTTGACGCAATCAAGGTATATTTTTCATTCCAGCCTGTTTTTCTCTGA